A genome region from Tolypothrix sp. PCC 7712 includes the following:
- a CDS encoding condensation domain-containing protein: MTQYVQDLEAMVCNFSTLVELLRYRSVEQADTTAFTFLHDGEAQAVSLTYQQLDSHSRAIASQLQTLGLSGERALLLYPPGIDYLPAFFGCLYAGVVAVPAYPPRNQRNTPRILAIIKDAQPAVILTTTAILAQLQSLLADKFAIDHIHWLTTDNLTPGLEATWQQPPINIDTLAFLQYTSGSTGIPKGVMLTHGNLLHNAEVTRQYMEHTSSSMFVTWLPVYHDMGLIGGVLQPLYGGFPCLMMPSAAFLQRPYRWLQAISHYRGTTSGAPNFAYELCIEKITPEQRATLDLSSWNVAFNGAEPIRHETLERFAATFAECGFRAEAFYPCYGMAEATLMVSGSIKSALVNSLSLQRSALERNEIVNAIENTGNSITLVSCGRVVPQQEIVIANPETLTRCNADEVGEIWVSGPSVGFGYWKRLEETEQTFHAYLQDTKEGPFLRTGDLGFLHNGEVYITGRAKDLIIIRGRNLYPQDIELTAERSHSSLRLGSNAAFAVDIDNEKLHPQGDGVFGHGESGMGHGKEHTNAQCPMPQAAGRLSLSTHGSKFPAAFNEERLVLVQELEFRAKPNLEEVTTAIRQAVAQEHEVQVYAVVLIKGGTIPKTSSGKIQRRACKAEFLADGLQVVNQSILDSGEDLETINSAQDQSSLTSYLQKLIGKALKIPVQKLPPQQPLTSLGIDSLIAFDIKNQIEVDFGVSISVNDLLQDASIDSLIEQILAQGKDSTLKQLEILPISHEAQLPLCLAQERLWFLEQLEPGNPFYNVAIAIQLDGTLNVAILQQSLNEIVQRHESLRTSFTSVAGQPVQIIHPSLEVKLAIADCTHLDDATSREQLILESTQKPFDLSQTPLLRAQLLCLTDNQHLLVLTMHHIISDGWSVGVLIQELATVYQALKESKPSPLPELPIQYADFAYWQKQWLQQEVLKTHLDYWKQQLNNTTPLLQLPTDRPRPSVQTFRGKKHNLTLPQNLSAAVKDLSHKEGVTVFMILLATFQTLLYSLSNQEDIIVGSPVAGRNHPKTQGLIGFFINTLVLRTNLSGNPTFRELLGRVKKVAIEGYAHQDVPFEKLVEELQPKRHLSYNPLFQVMFIFQNVAIPSIEISELNWQPQEIDSGTSKFDLKLSIWESTAGFQGSFEYPIDLFNAATINRMANHFELLLQTIVNQPDIALQDLAAIVTASDKQQKLLEEKQLETISLQKLKLSKRTAISKG, from the coding sequence ATGACTCAATATGTCCAAGATTTAGAAGCAATGGTCTGTAATTTTTCTACGTTAGTAGAACTGCTGCGTTATCGGTCTGTTGAGCAAGCAGATACGACAGCATTTACCTTTTTGCACGATGGAGAAGCACAAGCAGTTAGTCTAACTTATCAACAGTTAGATTCTCATAGTCGAGCGATCGCATCTCAACTGCAAACCCTTGGTTTAAGTGGAGAGCGTGCTTTACTACTTTATCCACCAGGAATAGATTACTTACCAGCTTTCTTTGGATGTCTGTATGCTGGAGTAGTAGCAGTCCCAGCTTATCCGCCACGCAATCAGCGCAATACTCCCAGAATCTTGGCAATTATCAAAGATGCACAACCAGCAGTTATCCTGACAACAACAGCAATTCTGGCTCAGTTGCAGTCTTTGCTTGCTGATAAATTTGCTATAGATCATATTCACTGGCTGACTACCGACAATCTCACACCAGGGTTAGAAGCAACTTGGCAACAGCCGCCTATTAATATAGATACTCTGGCATTTTTACAATACACTTCTGGCTCTACTGGCATACCCAAAGGTGTGATGCTGACTCATGGGAACCTGCTACACAATGCAGAGGTGACACGCCAGTATATGGAACATACCTCTAGTAGTATGTTTGTGACTTGGCTGCCTGTCTACCATGATATGGGATTGATTGGCGGCGTACTGCAACCTCTATATGGTGGTTTTCCTTGTCTGATGATGCCATCAGCTGCTTTTCTCCAACGTCCTTATCGGTGGTTACAGGCCATTTCTCATTATCGAGGAACTACAAGCGGCGCACCTAATTTTGCTTACGAACTTTGTATTGAAAAAATTACCCCCGAACAACGCGCTACCCTAGATTTAAGCAGTTGGAATGTGGCTTTTAATGGTGCAGAACCCATTCGTCATGAGACTTTAGAAAGGTTCGCAGCCACTTTTGCTGAATGTGGGTTCCGTGCAGAAGCTTTTTATCCTTGTTATGGTATGGCAGAGGCCACTTTGATGGTATCTGGTAGCATCAAATCTGCGTTAGTAAATAGCCTATCTCTGCAAAGAAGCGCTTTAGAGCGCAATGAAATTGTTAATGCAATTGAAAACACAGGTAACTCAATTACATTAGTCAGTTGTGGTCGAGTTGTACCACAACAGGAAATTGTTATTGCTAACCCAGAAACCTTAACTCGTTGTAATGCTGATGAAGTCGGAGAAATTTGGGTATCTGGCCCTAGTGTTGGTTTTGGTTATTGGAAGCGTTTAGAAGAAACTGAGCAAACTTTCCACGCCTATTTGCAAGATACCAAAGAGGGGCCATTCTTGCGGACTGGAGACTTAGGTTTTCTGCACAATGGCGAAGTTTACATTACTGGACGAGCTAAAGATTTAATTATCATCAGAGGACGCAACCTTTACCCCCAAGATATAGAATTGACCGCAGAACGTAGTCATTCTTCATTGCGTCTGGGTAGTAATGCTGCTTTTGCAGTAGACATAGACAATGAAAAACTCCATCCACAAGGGGATGGAGTTTTTGGGCATGGGGAATCGGGCATGGGGCATGGGAAAGAACATACCAATGCCCAATGCCCAATGCCCCAAGCGGCGGGGCGGCTATCCCTCTCCACCCACGGATCGAAGTTTCCCGCCGCTTTCAATGAAGAACGCTTGGTATTAGTGCAAGAGTTGGAGTTTCGCGCCAAACCAAATCTAGAGGAAGTGACTACTGCGATTCGTCAGGCAGTAGCTCAAGAACATGAGGTACAAGTTTATGCAGTAGTTTTAATTAAAGGTGGTACTATTCCCAAAACCTCCAGTGGTAAAATTCAACGCCGCGCTTGTAAGGCAGAGTTTTTGGCTGATGGTTTGCAAGTAGTAAATCAGAGTATTCTTGATAGTGGGGAAGATTTAGAAACAATAAACTCGGCACAAGATCAGAGTTCTCTAACCTCATACTTGCAAAAATTGATTGGCAAAGCCTTAAAAATTCCAGTCCAAAAATTACCACCTCAACAACCTCTAACAAGTTTGGGAATTGATTCTTTGATAGCTTTTGATATCAAAAATCAAATTGAAGTAGATTTTGGGGTGAGTATATCTGTAAATGACCTTTTACAAGATGCTAGTATTGATTCCCTAATAGAACAAATTCTTGCCCAGGGGAAAGATAGCACTCTAAAACAACTAGAAATCCTGCCTATTTCCCATGAAGCGCAACTACCCTTGTGTTTGGCGCAAGAACGGTTGTGGTTTTTAGAGCAATTAGAACCAGGGAACCCATTTTACAATGTAGCGATCGCCATCCAACTCGATGGGACTCTTAACGTTGCAATCCTCCAGCAAAGTCTCAATGAAATTGTCCAGCGTCACGAAAGCTTACGCACCAGCTTTACATCTGTAGCGGGACAACCAGTGCAAATCATTCATCCTAGTTTGGAAGTGAAACTTGCGATCGCTGATTGTACTCACCTTGATGATGCCACATCTAGAGAACAGTTAATTTTAGAGTCAACTCAAAAACCCTTCGACCTATCCCAAACACCACTCCTACGCGCTCAACTGTTGTGTCTCACAGACAATCAACATTTGCTGGTGTTGACCATGCATCATATTATTTCTGATGGTTGGTCAGTTGGGGTTCTCATCCAAGAACTAGCAACAGTTTATCAAGCCTTAAAAGAAAGCAAACCTTCTCCCCTCCCTGAACTACCAATTCAATATGCTGATTTTGCTTACTGGCAAAAACAATGGCTGCAACAAGAGGTTTTAAAAACCCATCTTGATTATTGGAAGCAACAACTTAACAACACCACACCTTTATTACAACTACCCACAGATAGACCCCGGCCTTCTGTTCAAACCTTCAGAGGTAAAAAGCACAATCTGACATTACCTCAAAATCTGAGTGCAGCAGTGAAAGATTTGAGCCATAAAGAAGGTGTAACCGTCTTTATGATACTCCTAGCAACTTTCCAGACATTACTCTATTCTTTGTCCAATCAAGAAGACATCATTGTCGGTTCTCCTGTTGCTGGGCGTAACCATCCCAAAACACAAGGATTAATTGGCTTCTTTATCAATACTTTGGTACTGCGTACTAATCTGAGTGGTAATCCTACTTTTAGAGAGTTATTAGGGCGAGTCAAAAAAGTAGCTATAGAAGGCTATGCCCATCAAGACGTACCTTTTGAAAAGCTGGTAGAAGAGTTACAGCCAAAACGTCATCTCAGCTATAATCCTTTGTTCCAGGTAATGTTTATCTTCCAAAATGTAGCAATACCATCGATTGAAATTTCTGAATTAAACTGGCAACCTCAAGAGATAGATAGCGGTACATCAAAATTTGATTTAAAACTTAGCATTTGGGAAAGTACAGCCGGATTTCAAGGTTCATTTGAGTATCCAATAGACTTGTTTAATGCCGCGACAATCAACCGCATGGCTAATCATTTTGAACTATTGCTGCAAACTATAGTTAATCAGCCAGATATTGCATTGCAAGACTTAGCAGCTATTGTTACAGCATCAGATAAACAGCAAAAACTGCTAGAAGAAAAACAATTAGAAACTATCAGTCTGCAAAAACTGAAGTTAAGCAAACGAACTGCAATTAGCAAAGGATAA
- a CDS encoding TauD/TfdA family dioxygenase, with the protein MTISNASKPSLKSLGITKRQAVKDLVQITPLIDENSLPLLIKATVAGVDLVAWAANNQELIKKYLLKHGGILFRNFQVKEVAAFEQFIQVVAGDLLEYRDRSSPRSAIQGKIYTSTDHPANQKILLHSENSYAANWPLKIFFYCVTPAQQGGETPIADIRKIYQRISPQVIEKFAQKQVMYVRNFGDGFGLPWQTVFQTTNPEKVEEFCHQNSIKFAWKGENKLRTYSRRPAITRHPVTGETVWFNHALFFHISSLEIKIRESLLAEFSEADLPHNTYYGDGSPIETEILDEIRSAYQQETVIFPWLTGDILMLDNMLTAHGRQPFLGNRKVVVGMA; encoded by the coding sequence ATGACTATCTCTAATGCTTCAAAACCTAGCCTGAAAAGTTTAGGTATTACCAAACGTCAAGCTGTCAAGGATTTAGTACAGATTACACCCTTGATAGATGAAAATTCTCTACCATTATTGATAAAAGCTACTGTTGCAGGAGTAGATTTAGTTGCTTGGGCTGCGAACAATCAAGAATTGATTAAAAAATATTTACTCAAGCATGGTGGTATTCTATTTCGCAACTTTCAAGTTAAAGAAGTAGCAGCGTTTGAGCAGTTTATTCAAGTAGTTGCTGGGGATTTACTAGAATACCGCGATCGCTCTTCACCTCGCAGTGCTATTCAAGGTAAAATCTACACATCTACAGACCATCCAGCTAACCAAAAAATTCTGCTGCACAGCGAAAACTCCTATGCTGCTAACTGGCCTTTAAAAATCTTCTTTTACTGTGTCACACCAGCACAACAGGGCGGAGAAACACCCATCGCTGATATTCGCAAAATCTATCAGAGAATTTCTCCCCAAGTTATCGAAAAGTTTGCTCAAAAACAAGTCATGTACGTCCGCAATTTTGGCGATGGTTTTGGCTTACCTTGGCAAACTGTTTTTCAAACCACCAATCCAGAAAAAGTAGAAGAATTTTGTCACCAAAATAGTATAAAATTTGCATGGAAAGGAGAGAATAAACTCAGAACTTACTCTCGTCGTCCGGCAATAACCAGACATCCAGTTACAGGAGAGACTGTTTGGTTTAATCATGCTTTATTTTTCCACATTTCTAGTTTAGAAATAAAAATCCGTGAGTCATTATTAGCAGAATTTAGCGAAGCAGACTTACCACACAATACTTATTACGGTGATGGCTCACCAATTGAGACAGAAATATTAGATGAAATTCGCAGTGCTTACCAACAAGAGACAGTAATATTTCCTTGGTTAACAGGAGATATTTTAATGTTAGATAATATGCTCACTGCCCACGGAAGACAACCTTTTTTAGGCAACAGAAAAGTAGTTGTAGGTATGGCATAA